From the Ensifer adhaerens genome, the window CGTGTCGAGCGCGATCAGCACACTGGCCGTCCGCCGGTTCGCCTGACTGACCAGCCACTCTGCGCGAAAGACAGAAAAACCCGCCGGCGAGACTTTCGCCGGCGGGTTTTTGCCATTCGCAAGGCGCGATTACTTGCCTGCCACGTCCTGCCCGGCAGCATAGCCGCCACCAACCGCGACGTTGAGCGCGATATAGTCCAGCGCCGACTGACGGATCGCCGCCGCGAGGCTCTGCTGAGCCGTCGCAACCGAGCGCTGGGCATCGAGAACGTCAAGCAGCGACGATGCACCGTTCTTGTAGTTGGTCATCGAAAGGCTGAGCGCTTCCTGGTAGTTCTTGACCGAAGCGCGGAGAGCCGAAACCGTGGCGCGATCGCGATTATAGGCGACCATGGCGTTCTCGGTGTCTTCGACGGCCTGCAGGACCGATGCCTTCCAGGCCAGATAGGCGGAGCGCGCGGCCGATTCAGAGCTCTTCACATTCGCGCGCAGCGCACCGCCATCGAAAATCGGCAGCGTCAGGGACGGACCAAAGGACCAGGAGGCGCCGCTACCGGTCAAGGGCGACGAGGCGACATAGAGCGGCGAGATCGAACCGCTGAGCTGGATGCTCGGATAGAGCTTCGCCTCGGCCACGCCGATATTGGCAACAGCAGCAGCCAGCTGACGCTCGGCCTTGCGGACATCCGGTCGGTTGCGCAGAAGGTCCGCCGGGATGCCGGACTTGATACGGTCGCGCGCAACAGGCTGAGGGGCGCTGCGCTGCATGTCGGCGAGCAGGCTCGGCGCGGGCACGCCGAGAAGCGTCGACAGGTGGTTCACCTGCTGGCGGAAGCTGGTTTCCAGACCCGGAATGTCAGACAGCGTCGAGTTGACCAGGCCTTCGGCCTGAACCACGTCGAGACGCGATGCAGCGCCGGCATCGAGCTGCGCCTTGGTGAGGTCGAGCGTATCGCGGCGGGACTTCAGGTTCTCTCGCGCAATGGCAAGCAGCTCCTGATAGTAGCGCGCATTCACATAATAGGTCGCGACATTGGAAATCACGGTCAGGCGGGCGACGTCGGCGCTGGCATAGGAGGCGTCGAGGCTCGCATTCGCGCTTTCCTTGGCGCGGCGATACTGACCAAACAGATCGAACAGCCAGGAGGCAGAGAGCGTTCCGCTGGAGGTTGACACACGAGGCTTGGCGTTGACGCCATTCGATTGGCTCACCGTCTCCGCCGCGCTGCCTGCAATGCTCGGAAGCGAGCCGGCTCCGGCCACAACCACGCCCTGCCGGGCCTGCTCGATGGCTTCAAGCGCCTGCAGAACGGTCAGGTTCTCCGACATACCCTGAGTCACGAGATGATTGAGGCGCGGATCGGAAAAGGCCGTCCACCACGTCGCGGTGGTGACGTCGCCGTTACTGGTCTTGCCGCCCTCGGAAAACTTCACCGGGATCGTCGTTTCGGGCGCCTGCATGTCCGGGCCGACCATGCAGCCCGAGAGGATCAACATCATCGCCAGCGGCACTGCGGTATGGAGAGTTGGTTTCATAAGATGGGGCACTCGGGTTATGGTTACCGAAAAATTACTTCTATCGACTTACTATGGGCCGCCCGACACAGAAAAGCCCCAAAATTGACAGGCCCGGGTTTCGTCACAACAAACTGCTGACAAACCCAGAATGA encodes:
- a CDS encoding outer membrane protein, multidrug efflux system, encoding MKPTLHTAVPLAMMLILSGCMVGPDMQAPETTIPVKFSEGGKTSNGDVTTATWWTAFSDPRLNHLVTQGMSENLTVLQALEAIEQARQGVVVAGAGSLPSIAGSAAETVSQSNGVNAKPRVSTSSGTLSASWLFDLFGQYRRAKESANASLDASYASADVARLTVISNVATYYVNARYYQELLAIARENLKSRRDTLDLTKAQLDAGAASRLDVVQAEGLVNSTLSDIPGLETSFRQQVNHLSTLLGVPAPSLLADMQRSAPQPVARDRIKSGIPADLLRNRPDVRKAERQLAAAVANIGVAEAKLYPSIQLSGSISPLYVASSPLTGSGASWSFGPSLTLPIFDGGALRANVKSSESAARSAYLAWKASVLQAVEDTENAMVAYNRDRATVSALRASVKNYQEALSLSMTNYKNGASSLLDVLDAQRSVATAQQSLAAAIRQSALDYIALNVAVGGGYAAGQDVAGK